From Anopheles arabiensis isolate DONGOLA chromosome 3, AaraD3, whole genome shotgun sequence, a single genomic window includes:
- the LOC120900717 gene encoding sodium-dependent nutrient amino acid transporter 1-like: MAGASTTTTTQLTIDGSVAPEVNIREPHEPKEREKWGRGIEFLLSCIALSVGFGNIWRFPYTAMQNGGGAFLIPYLIVLLLVGRPLYYLEMVMGQFASRGCIKVFDVAPLMRGVGVGQTLALLLILGYYAAVLSVSVRYFVASFGSPLAWARCEPDWSGCVDSEFKGRVQNASLRPSAEYYFNRTVLHNFWTVEDGIGVPDWKLAVCLLFCWMCITGILIKGIRSSGKASYFLAIFPYVILLVLLVRTCTLEGADQGILYLMKPQWEKLIDVQVWYAAVTQCFFSLTISLGSVIVFASYNSFTNNIYRDAMIISWLDTFTSIVSGIVVFGIVGNIAHITGNRVEDMQLQGPQLTFITYPDAIAKFDAAQNVFAVLFFLMFFLLGLGSNTGIVTTIVTAVRDRFPQLPNWKVVISIAIYGFCCGLVYITPGGLHVLDVVDKYGVTLTTLTLVMLEIVTFCWMYGVEQIGHDIQLMLSRRTGVFWRVCWSFVTFGIIAVIWVFSFIQYTPLPVPLGMTVFGWCLFAFVISQVAIWAVYALCERKEEKLLDRLKAACQPTSDWGPENSTVRSQYRSERSKRFEENRAQSVGVGKCVLRKMCNTFVQK; this comes from the exons ATGGCAGGCgctagcaccaccaccaccacccaattAACCATCGACGGCAGTGTGGCGCCGGAAGTAAACATCCGAGAGCCCCACGAGCCAAAGGAGCGCGAAAAGTGGGGCCGTGGCATCGAGTTCCTGCTCTCCTGTATCGCTCTTTCCGTCGGGTTCGGCAACATTTGGCGCTTCCCGTACACGGCCATGCAAAACGGCGGTGGAGCGTTCCTCATTCCCTACCTGATAGTGCTGTTGCTGGTCGGCCGTCCGCTCTACTATCTCGAGATGGTGATGGGTCAGTTCGCGAGCCGGGGCTGCATCAAGGTGTTCGATGTCGCACCGCTAATGCGTGGTGTGGGCGTCGGCCAAACGCTTGCCCTGCTGCTGATACTGGGCTACTATGCGGCCGTACTTTCCGTGTCGGTGCGCTATTTTGTTGCTTCGTTCGGTAGTCCACTGGCCTGGGCTCGCTGTGAGCCGGACTGGAGCGGGTGTGTCGATTCGGAGTTTAAGGGGCGCGTGCAGAACGCCAGCTTAAGGCCATCGGCAGAGTATTACTTTAATCGTACCGTGCTGCACAACTTCTGGACGGTGGAAGACGGTATTGGAGTACCGGACTGGAAGCTGgcagtttgtttgctgttttgctggATGTGTATCACGGGTATACTGATTAAGGGTATTCGTAGCTCGGGAAAGGCTTCATACTTTTTGGCCATCTTTCCGTACGTGATACTGTTGGTATTGCTGGTACGCACCTGTACGCTGGAGGGAGCAGACCAGGGCATACTGTATCTGATGAAGCCGCAGTGGGAGAAGCTGATAGACGTACAA GTTTGGTATGCTGCCGTGACACAATGCTTCTTTTCGCTAACAATATCACTCGGCTCGGTTATCGTGTTCGCTTCGTACAACAGCTTCACCAACAATATTTACCG TGATGCTATGATCATCTCCTGGCTCGATACCTTCACCTCGATCGTGTCGGGCATCGTTGTGTTCGGTATCGTCGGCAATATCGCACACATCACCGGTAACCGGGTCGAGGATATGCAGCTGCAGGGTCCCCAGCTCACCTTCATCACGTATCCGGATGCGATCGCCAAATTTGATGCCGCCCAGAACGTGTTTGCTGTGCTGttttttcttatgtttttCCTACTCGGGCTCGGTAGCAACACGGGCATCGTAACGACGATCGTGACGGCGGTTCGCGATCGGTTCCCCCAGCTGCCCAACTGGAAGGTGGTGATTTCGATAGCGATCTATGGGTTTTGCTGTGGGTTGGTTTATATCACACCG GGTGGATTACACGTGTTGGATGTAGTAGACAAGTACGGTGTTACACTAACGACGCTAACGCTGGTAATGCTAGAGATTGTAACGTTCTGCTGGATGTACGGTGTCGAGCAAATTGGGCATGACATTCAGCTCATGTTGAGCCGGAGAACTGGAGTGTTTTGGAGAGTTTGCTGGAGCTTTGTGACGTTCGGTATCATTGCCGTCATATGGGTATTTAGCTTCATCCAGTACACACCACTCCCAGTTCCTCTGGGTATGACCG TATTTGGTTGGTGTCTATTTGCATTTGTCATCAGTCAAGTAGCGATTTGGGCTGTGTATGCCTTATGCgaacgaaaagaagaaaaactatTGGACAGACTCAAAGCTGCCTGTCAGCCAACGTCCGATTGGGGGCCAGAAAACTCTACCGTGCGTTCACAATATCGATCCGAGCGTTCCAAACGTTTCGAGGAAAATCGAGCCCAAAGTGTTGGTGTCGGGAAATGTGTACTTCGAAAGATGTGCAACACTTTTGTCCAAAAATAG
- the LOC120900715 gene encoding sodium-dependent nutrient amino acid transporter 1-like isoform X1, translated as MENLGYAGGQVEPGEKGTQAADSRSVASPMNSSITLQTISDDTKTTTSTRDKWGRDIEFMLSCIAYSVGFGNIWKFPYTALKHGGGAFLLPYLIVLFIVGRPIYYLEMILGQFSSRGCVKLYDLAPAMRGIGVAQTIAMFVVMTYYAPVLAITFRYFVASFSSTLPWSECNPSWANCVNSSFVGRLEPTNGTAVGLQSSAELYFLKEVIHKAPSLEDGLGMPDWKLALCLLFAWIVVATILIRGAKSTGKASYFLAIFPYVIIIILLLQTLMLDGAMQGILYFITPQWDKLLSIEVWYEAVTQCFFSLSVCYGGIIAYSSFNNFSNNVHRDAVIISWLDTFTSIVAGCIVFGVIGNLAYVSGQPDIQKLARDGAGLTFMTYPDAIAKFQFLPQLFAALFFLMLFIVGVGSNLGVTTSIITAIRDQRPQLRHWQVVLGTVTVGYFFGLLYLTPGGFDFLDVIDYYGAKYVTLTFAVLELATVAWIYGVDRICRDIRFMLGIETSFYWRVCWGLIAPAATLLILIFSFADFELQKVPMGYNVLGLFIYAIAVLQLPGWYCYAVWRRRSKQTESLRKAAHNALKPMDIWGPESDTVRLQYQTEEEQYQNSQPLERSTMQRIKKRMFNMG; from the exons ATGGAGAACCTTGGATATGCGGGCGGACAGGTGGAGCCGGGGGAGAAAGGCACACAGGCAGCTGATAGTCGATCGGTCGCATCG CCGATGAATTCCAGCATCACGCTGCAGACGATCAGTGACGACACGAAAACCACGACCTCGACGCGTGATAAATGGGGCCGGGACATTGAGTTTATGCTGTCCTGCATCGCGTACTCGGTCGGGTTCGGCAACATCTGGAAGTTCCCGTACACGGCGCTGAAGCACGGCGGCGGTGCGTTCCTGCTGCCGTACCTGATCGTGCTGTTCATAGTGGGCCGACCGATCTACTACCTGGAGATGATACTGGGCCAGTTCTCGAGCAGGGGGTGTGTGAAGCTGTACGATCTGGCACCGGCTATGCGAG GCATTGGTGTGGCGCAAACGATCGCAATGTTCGTGGTGATGACGTACTACGCGCCGGTGCTGGCCATCACGTTCCGGTACTTTGTGGCATCGTTCAGCAGCACCCTACCGTGGAGCGAGTGCAACCCTAGCTGGGCAAACTGTGTCAATTCCTCGTTCGTGGGACGGCTGGAGCCCACCAACGGCACAGCCGTTGGACTGCAATCATCCGCCGAGCTGTACTTCCT CAAGGAAGTGATCCACAAAGCACCCTCCCTTGAAGATGGGCTCGGCATGCCCGACTGGAAGCTGGCACTGTGCCTACTGTTCGCGTGGATAGTCGTCGCCACCATCCTGATCCGGGGTGCGAAAAGTACCGGCAAAGCGTCCTACTTTCTGGCCATCTTTCCGTACGTGATCATCATCATACTGCTACTGCAAACGCTCATGCTCGACGGGGCGATGCAAGGCATCCTGTACTTCATCACACCGCAGTGGGACAAGCTGCTCAGCATCGAG GTTTGGTACGAAGCCGTTACGCAGTGCTTCTTTTCGCTCTCGGTCTGTTACGGTGGCATCATCGCGTACTCGTCCTTCAACAACTTCAGCAACAATGTGCACCG TGACGCCGTCATTATTTCCTGGCTCGACACCTTCACCTCGATCGTGGCCGGCTGCATCGTGTTCGGGGTGATCGGCAATTTGGCGTACGTTAGTGGGCAGCCCGACATCCAGAAGCTGGCGCGGGACGGTGCCGGCCTTACCTTCATGACGTACCCGGACGCGATCGCCAAGTTCCAGTTTTTGCCGCAGCTGTTTGCCGCCCTGTTCTTCCTGATGCTGTTCATCGTGGGCGTCGGCAGCAATCTGGGCGTAACGACCAGCATCATTACGGCGATCCGGGACCAGCGGCCCCAGCTGCGCCACTGGCAGGTGGTCCTGGGGACCGTCACCGTGGGGTACTTCTTCGGGCTGCTCTACCTAACGCCCGGTGGGTTCGATTTCCTGGACGTGATCGATTACTACGGTGCCAAGTACGTGACGCTCACGTTTGCCGTGCTGGAGCTCGCTACCGTTGCGTGGATATACGGCGTGGATCGGATCTGTCGCGACATCCGATTTATGTTGGGCATCGAGACATCGTTCTACTGGCGCGTCTGCTGGGGACTGATTGCACCGGCCGCCACGCTGCTCATTCTTATCTTCAGCTTTGCCGACTTTGAGCTGCAAAAAGTCCCGATGGGCTACAATG TTTTAGGGCTGTTTATCTACGCAATTGCGGTGCTACAACTGCCTGGTTGGTACTGCTACGCGGTTTGGAGGCGGCGCAGCAAGCAGACGGAATCATTGCGCAAGGCGGCACACAATGCGCTCAAGCCGATGGATATTTGGGGACCGGAAAGTGATACCGTGCGGTTGCAGTACCAGACCGAGGAGGAGCAATACCAAAACAGCCAACCGCTCGAGCGCAGCACTATGCAGCGAATCAAGAAGCGAATGTTTAACATGGGATGA
- the LOC120900715 gene encoding sodium-dependent nutrient amino acid transporter 1-like isoform X2, producing the protein MNSSITLQTISDDTKTTTSTRDKWGRDIEFMLSCIAYSVGFGNIWKFPYTALKHGGGAFLLPYLIVLFIVGRPIYYLEMILGQFSSRGCVKLYDLAPAMRGIGVAQTIAMFVVMTYYAPVLAITFRYFVASFSSTLPWSECNPSWANCVNSSFVGRLEPTNGTAVGLQSSAELYFLKEVIHKAPSLEDGLGMPDWKLALCLLFAWIVVATILIRGAKSTGKASYFLAIFPYVIIIILLLQTLMLDGAMQGILYFITPQWDKLLSIEVWYEAVTQCFFSLSVCYGGIIAYSSFNNFSNNVHRDAVIISWLDTFTSIVAGCIVFGVIGNLAYVSGQPDIQKLARDGAGLTFMTYPDAIAKFQFLPQLFAALFFLMLFIVGVGSNLGVTTSIITAIRDQRPQLRHWQVVLGTVTVGYFFGLLYLTPGGFDFLDVIDYYGAKYVTLTFAVLELATVAWIYGVDRICRDIRFMLGIETSFYWRVCWGLIAPAATLLILIFSFADFELQKVPMGYNVLGLFIYAIAVLQLPGWYCYAVWRRRSKQTESLRKAAHNALKPMDIWGPESDTVRLQYQTEEEQYQNSQPLERSTMQRIKKRMFNMG; encoded by the exons ATGAATTCCAGCATCACGCTGCAGACGATCAGTGACGACACGAAAACCACGACCTCGACGCGTGATAAATGGGGCCGGGACATTGAGTTTATGCTGTCCTGCATCGCGTACTCGGTCGGGTTCGGCAACATCTGGAAGTTCCCGTACACGGCGCTGAAGCACGGCGGCGGTGCGTTCCTGCTGCCGTACCTGATCGTGCTGTTCATAGTGGGCCGACCGATCTACTACCTGGAGATGATACTGGGCCAGTTCTCGAGCAGGGGGTGTGTGAAGCTGTACGATCTGGCACCGGCTATGCGAG GCATTGGTGTGGCGCAAACGATCGCAATGTTCGTGGTGATGACGTACTACGCGCCGGTGCTGGCCATCACGTTCCGGTACTTTGTGGCATCGTTCAGCAGCACCCTACCGTGGAGCGAGTGCAACCCTAGCTGGGCAAACTGTGTCAATTCCTCGTTCGTGGGACGGCTGGAGCCCACCAACGGCACAGCCGTTGGACTGCAATCATCCGCCGAGCTGTACTTCCT CAAGGAAGTGATCCACAAAGCACCCTCCCTTGAAGATGGGCTCGGCATGCCCGACTGGAAGCTGGCACTGTGCCTACTGTTCGCGTGGATAGTCGTCGCCACCATCCTGATCCGGGGTGCGAAAAGTACCGGCAAAGCGTCCTACTTTCTGGCCATCTTTCCGTACGTGATCATCATCATACTGCTACTGCAAACGCTCATGCTCGACGGGGCGATGCAAGGCATCCTGTACTTCATCACACCGCAGTGGGACAAGCTGCTCAGCATCGAG GTTTGGTACGAAGCCGTTACGCAGTGCTTCTTTTCGCTCTCGGTCTGTTACGGTGGCATCATCGCGTACTCGTCCTTCAACAACTTCAGCAACAATGTGCACCG TGACGCCGTCATTATTTCCTGGCTCGACACCTTCACCTCGATCGTGGCCGGCTGCATCGTGTTCGGGGTGATCGGCAATTTGGCGTACGTTAGTGGGCAGCCCGACATCCAGAAGCTGGCGCGGGACGGTGCCGGCCTTACCTTCATGACGTACCCGGACGCGATCGCCAAGTTCCAGTTTTTGCCGCAGCTGTTTGCCGCCCTGTTCTTCCTGATGCTGTTCATCGTGGGCGTCGGCAGCAATCTGGGCGTAACGACCAGCATCATTACGGCGATCCGGGACCAGCGGCCCCAGCTGCGCCACTGGCAGGTGGTCCTGGGGACCGTCACCGTGGGGTACTTCTTCGGGCTGCTCTACCTAACGCCCGGTGGGTTCGATTTCCTGGACGTGATCGATTACTACGGTGCCAAGTACGTGACGCTCACGTTTGCCGTGCTGGAGCTCGCTACCGTTGCGTGGATATACGGCGTGGATCGGATCTGTCGCGACATCCGATTTATGTTGGGCATCGAGACATCGTTCTACTGGCGCGTCTGCTGGGGACTGATTGCACCGGCCGCCACGCTGCTCATTCTTATCTTCAGCTTTGCCGACTTTGAGCTGCAAAAAGTCCCGATGGGCTACAATG TTTTAGGGCTGTTTATCTACGCAATTGCGGTGCTACAACTGCCTGGTTGGTACTGCTACGCGGTTTGGAGGCGGCGCAGCAAGCAGACGGAATCATTGCGCAAGGCGGCACACAATGCGCTCAAGCCGATGGATATTTGGGGACCGGAAAGTGATACCGTGCGGTTGCAGTACCAGACCGAGGAGGAGCAATACCAAAACAGCCAACCGCTCGAGCGCAGCACTATGCAGCGAATCAAGAAGCGAATGTTTAACATGGGATGA
- the LOC120902891 gene encoding sodium-dependent nutrient amino acid transporter 1-like → MSGTDNPGFVTSDDGGLPAQIGAKPTSPSAQLEKLEKPPAAEREKWDKGVEFLMSCIALSVGLGNVWKFPSTAFRNGGGAFVIPYLIVLLVVGRPIYYLEMMMGQFSSRGSVKVYDVSPIMRGIGIAQMVSICVVIVYYAATIATAIRFFVASFGSPLPWASCDVSWTGGFNCVNSSNTGPTPAFNNSLPVKTSAELYYTHSVTGEGLLTAGEFGVPDWKLTLCLLFIWVAMTIMMVKGIRGSGKVAYFLALFPYVVLISFAIYAFTLEGAGQGLKYFITPDWDQLLNADVWKEAVSQCFFSLSICFGGVIAFSSYNNFSNNIYRDAMIISWLDTFTSLLSGALVFSIIGHLGHLTNETDYTKVVKPGSGLTFITYPDALAKFEHVPNLFALLFFFMLLTLGVGSCTGLINSVLTALHDSTPRLKSWKTVVTIGVLGFALGLLFVTPSGSKMLDYFDYYGVQFVTLTSAIFELFAFCWLYGIRKLTRDIQFMLKRRTGFLWRFCWKLLTPAMLIVVLIIGLVKSQRPQGIDDVYHVLGWCIYVGALVPIPVWAWFAIRKRNESSLKKRIVAASKPLSDWGPESLEVRKQYLEFCSNYQPMDSRWTRLRRVLHRNDKTYRVSV, encoded by the exons ATGTCCGGTACGGACAATCCTGGCTTTGTGACGTCGGATGATGGCGGGCTTCCTGCACAGATTGGTGCAAAACcaacatcaccatcagcacAGCTGGAAAAGCTCGAAAAACCACCGGCCGCCGAGCGTGAAAAGTGGGACAAGGGTGTCGAGTTCCTGATGTCCTGCATAGCGCTCTCCGTCGGGCTGGGCAATGTGTGGAAGTTTCCGTCCACCGCGTTCCGCAATGGTGGCGGTGCGTTCGTTATCCCGTACCTGATTGTGCTGCTGGTCGTTGGACGGCCCATCTACTACCTGGAGATGATGATGGGTCAGTTTTCGAGCCGGGGCAGCGTCAAGGTGTACGATGTGTCGCCGATCATGCGAG GTATCGGTATCGCGCAGATGGTTTCGATTTGCGTAGTGATCGTGTACTACGCGGCGACGATCGCGACGGCAATCCGCTTCTTTGTCGCATCGTTCGGCAGCCCGCTCCCGTGGGCCAGTTGTGACGTCAGCTGGACCGGTGGTTTCAACTGTGTCAACTCCTCCAACACTGGGCCGACGCCGGCTTTCAACAACTCACTGCCGGTGAAGACGTCGGCCGAGCTGTACTACAC ACACTCAGTCACCGGCGAAGGACTGCTGACTGCGGGTGAGTTCGGTGTGCCGGACTGGAAGCTGACGCTCTGCCTGCTCTTCATCTGGGTGGCGATGACCATCATGATGGTGAAGGGTATCCGCGGATCCGGCAAGGTCGCTTACTTCCTGGCCCTCTTCCCGTACGTCGTGCTGATCTCGTTCGCAATCTACGCCTTCACGCTGGAGGGCGCCGGTCAGGGCTTGAAGTACTTCATCACCCCCGACTGGGATCAGCTGCTGAATGCGGACGTCTGGAAAGAGGCCGTCTCGCAGTGTTTCTTCTCGCTGTCGATCTGTTTCGGCGGTGTCATTGCCTTCTCCTCTTACAACAACTTCAGCAACAATATCTACCGGGATGCGATGATCATCTCGTGGCTGGATACGTTCACCTCCCTACTCTCCGGGGCGCTCGTGTTCTCCATCATTGGCCATCTGGGACATCTGACAAACGAAACCGACTACACCAAGGTGGTAAAGCCGGGCAGTGGCCTAACGTTTATCACCTATCCCGATGCGCTGGCCAAGTTTGAGCACGTGCCGAACCTGTTCGCGTTGCTGTTCTTCTTCATGCTGCTAACGCTCGGCGTCGGTAGCTGTACCGGACTTATCAACAGTGTGCTGACAGCGCTCCATGACAGTACGCCGAGACTGAAATCCTGGAAAACGGTCGTCACCATCGGAGTGCTAGGATTTGCGCTCGGACTGCTGTTCGTAACGCCGTCCGGTTCGAAGATGCTCGACTACTTTGATTACTACGGCGTGCAGTTTGTGACGCTCACGTCTGCGATCTTTGAACTGTTTGCGTTCTGCTGGCTGTATGGCATCAGGAAGCTTACGCGTGACATCCAATTTATGTTAAAGCGTCGCACCGGTTTTCTGTGGCGCTTCTGCTGGAAGTTGCTAACACCGGCGATGCTGATCGTGGTGCTGATTATTGGACTGGTGAAGAGCCAAAGACCGCAGGGCATTGACGATGTGTATCATG TCTTAGGTTGGTGCATCTACGTTGGAGCTTTGGTGCCAATTCCGGTGTGGGCTTGGTTTGCCATCCGTAAACGCAACGAATCGTCCCTCAAGAAGCGCATCGTGGCCGCAAGTAAACCCCTCTCCGACTGGGGTCCAGAGAGTTTGGAAGTGCGCAAACAGTACCTCGAATTCTGCAGCAACTATCAACCGATGGACTCACGCTGGACCAGGTTGCGGCGGGTACTGCACCGGAACGACAAGACGTATCGCGTCTCGGTTTAA
- the LOC120901519 gene encoding uncharacterized protein LOC120901519, producing the protein MKCRIFCAVLLGTLLAAFVHSWDLRTIGIDRFRVRHVSLYHSRAFLTIESSNVSLVEASWPETVGYQWSRVLSTDGDERGSCRGLTNVLGTDIDRLARLWVLCGAGENACPPKLVIRSLLSPGTGEIQHRFPTADAEQQRFHAIVVDPVPASDGDTRAFITLFDQDYVLLYSLFKRSIGKLQFQKSDQTSLHPISLSEVTVNLNRLYVADTVSDRLFALPIRNLRQLAFPEDGVRKIIMKTNVTYLGRLLGRPAGLTLDFRNNLLYVLQRDGAIVKWTPGRSLKAENHRVILQQGTNITQIILGIGGKAWAVSAEYISEASRRHCLKIVV; encoded by the exons ATGAAGTGTCGCATCTTTTGCGCGGTACTGCTAGGTACGCTCCTAGCAGCTTTCGTCCACTCGTGGGACCTACGCACGATTGGGATCGATCGGTTCCGCGTGCGGCACGTTTCACTGTACCACTCGAGGGCGTTCCTAACGATTGAGTCATCGAACG TGTCGCTGGTGGAAGCGAGCTGGCCCGAAACCGTCGGGTACCAGTGGTCGCGCGTGCTCTCAACCGACGGCGATGAACGAGGATCGTGCCGCGGGTTGACGAACGTGCTGGGCACTGATATCGATCGGTTGGCACGGCTGTGGGTGCTGTGTGGCGCTGGGGAGAACGCCTGCCCCCCGAAGCTGGTCATCCGTAGCTTGCTGAGTCCGGGCACGGGTGAGATCCAGCACCGATTTCCCACAGCTGACGCTGAACAACAACGGTTCCATGCGATCGTGGTCGACCCGGTACCGGCAAGCGACGGTGACACACGTGCGTTCATCACGCTGTTCGATCAGGACTACGTGCTGCTGTACTCGCTGTTCAAACGCTCCATCGGCAAGCTACAATTTCA AAAAAGCGACCAAACCTCACTGCATCCGATCTCACTGTCCGAGGTAACGGTCAACCTGAACCGGCTGTACGTGGCCGACACGGTGAGCGATCGGCTGTTTGCCCTGCCCATCCGGAACCTGCGCCAGCTCGCCTTCCCGGAGGACGGTGTGCGGAAGATTATCATGAAAACGAACGTCACCTATCTCGGGCGGCTGCTCGGGCGGCCCGCCGGGCTGACTCTGGATTTCCGCAACAATTTGCTGTATGTGCTGCAACGTGACGGTGCGATCGTGAAGTGGACGCCGGGCCGCTCGCTGAAGGCCGAAAACCATCGCGTCATACTCCAGCAGGGCACGAACATTACGCAGATCATTCTTGGAATTGGTGGCAAAGCGTGGGCTGTGTCCGCGGAGTACATATCCGAGGCTTCCAGGCGGCACTGTCTGAAGATCGTTGTTTAG